In one window of Miscanthus floridulus cultivar M001 chromosome 12, ASM1932011v1, whole genome shotgun sequence DNA:
- the LOC136497481 gene encoding COP9 signalosome complex subunit 8-like — MDLSAVQAALSNKSYSALAPLCDELLLQAASKGATTDEWPYSVHLLAHLYVNDLNSARFFWKSLPQEVKDTRPELAAVWRIGQCLWNRDYAGVNTAAQGFEWGPDLAEFITAFLESYRQRIFKLLTSAYSTISVADVAHFMGMSEEDATNYAVQNSWSLDAATRMLTVKKLKAQTNQKLDASKLQRLTECVFHLEH; from the exons ATGGATCTCTCCGCCGTCCAGGCCGCCCTCTCCAACAAGTCCTACTCCGCCCTCGCCCCCCTCTgcgatgagctcctcctccag GCCGCGTCCAAGGGAGCCACCACCGACGAATGGCCCTACTCCGTCCACCTCCTCGCCCACCTCTACGTCAATGACCT GAACAGCGCGCGGTTCTTCTGGAAGTCGTTGCCGCAGGAGGTGAAGGACACGCGGCCGGAGCTCGCCGCGGTCTGGAGGATTGGTCAGTGCCTCTGGAACAGAGATTATGCTGGCGTCAACACGGCTGCACAGGGGTTCGAGTGGGGCCCTGACCTCGCTGAATTCATCACTGCCTTCCTAG AGAGCTACAGACAGAGGATATTCAAGCTGTTGACTTCTGCGTATTCCACAATTAGCGTGGCTGATGTGGCTCATTTCATGGGGATGAGTGAGGAGGATGCTACAAACT ATGCCGTGCAAAACAGTTGGAGCTTGGATGCAGCAACCAGGATGCTTACTGTCAAAAAGCTAAAGGCTCAGACCAACCAGAAGCTTGACGCGAGCAAGCTGCAGCGTTTAACTGAGTGTGTTTTCCACCTTGAGCACTGA
- the LOC136497778 gene encoding uncharacterized protein — protein sequence MDRYHRVEKPREEEAPIGANEIRITAQGRPRNYITYALALLQDNATDDIIIKAMGRAINKTVVIVELLKRRIAGLHQNTSIESIDITDTWEPLEEGLVTLETIRHVSLITIKLSKKELDTSSPGYQPPIPADQVRPAAEFDQDAEAVPSGRARGRGRRGRGRGRGRGFSNGGVDYHDEFGEPEEAPRGYRGRGRGRGGRGSFAPGRGYGGDNYAMGEAGGYDDGYNAPPMQGYEGGRGRGRGRARGRGRGSQDQGPPPQQ from the exons ATGGATCGGTACCACAGGGTGGAGAAGCCGCGGGAGGAGGAGGCCCCTATCGGCGCCAACGAGATCCGCATCACGGCGCAGGGCCGGCCCCGCAACTACATCACCTACGCGCTCGCCCTGCTCCAG GACAACGCAACGGATGACATTATCATCAAGGCTATGGGAAGGGCGATCAACAAGACAGTTGTCATTGTGGAGCTTCTTAAG AGGAGGATTGCTGGTCTCCATCAGAATACCTCTATTGAATCCATTGACATAACTGACACTTGGGAGCCGTTGGAAGAAGGCCTTGTCAC TCTTGAGACCATTCGCCATGTGTCCTTGATCACTATTAAATTGTCAAAGAAGGAGCTGGATACATCATCCCCAGG TTACCAGCCACCCATACCAGCTGACCAGGTCAGGCCAGCAGCTGAGTTCGATCAGGATGCAG AGGCTGTACCAAGTGGTCGTGCAAGAGGACGTGGTCGTCGGGGCAGGGGCAGGGGGAGGGGAAGAG GGTTCAGCAATGGGGGAGTAGACTATCATGATGAGTTTGGAGAACCAGAGGAGGCTCCCCGTGGATATCGTGGCAGAGGGAGGGGCCGTGGAGGTCGTGGATCTTTTGCACCTGGAAGGGGCTATGGTGGTGATAATTATGCGATGGGAGAAGCTGGTGGATATGATGATGGATATAATGCACCACCTATGCAAGGATATG AAGGTGGCAGAGGAAGGGGCAGAGGTCGGGcccgtggtcgtgggcgtggaAGCCAAGACCAGGGACCTCCTCCACAGCAGTAG